From the Anaerolineales bacterium genome, one window contains:
- a CDS encoding sigma-70 family RNA polymerase sigma factor, with protein sequence MQNHEGEWLRLAREGDAAAFANLVEMYARPVYNLCYRMLGNSQDAEDAAQEAFLRAFRNLQRYDPQRKFATWLLSIAANYCIDQHRRVKPPQLDLDEGPYELPDKSLGPEKQTLARELQDEVQSLLAGLPPRDRAAVILYYWYDYSYAEIAKQLSISEGALKTRMHRVRRSLALAWEETQENAPQAKRRLYEEAIP encoded by the coding sequence TTGCAGAATCACGAAGGCGAGTGGCTGCGCCTTGCCCGGGAGGGCGATGCAGCCGCCTTTGCCAACCTGGTGGAGATGTACGCTAGGCCGGTTTACAACTTGTGCTATCGCATGTTGGGCAACTCACAGGACGCCGAAGACGCGGCGCAGGAGGCCTTCCTGCGCGCTTTCCGCAATCTGCAGCGCTACGATCCGCAGCGTAAGTTCGCGACTTGGCTGCTAAGCATCGCAGCCAACTACTGCATAGACCAGCACCGCCGGGTGAAGCCGCCGCAATTGGACCTGGATGAAGGCCCTTATGAGCTGCCGGACAAGAGCCTGGGGCCGGAGAAGCAGACCCTGGCCCGTGAACTGCAGGATGAGGTGCAGTCTTTGTTGGCGGGCTTGCCGCCGCGCGACCGCGCCGCAGTCATCTTGTATTACTGGTACGACTATTCCTATGCAGAAATCGCCAAGCAGCTTTCGATCAGTGAAGGCGCATTGAAGACCCGCATGCACCGCGTGCGGCGCAGCCTGGCCCTGGCTTGGGAAGAGACGCAAGAGAATGCGCCCCAAGCCAAAAGGAGATTATATGAAGAAGCCATCCCCTAA
- a CDS encoding sigma-70 family RNA polymerase sigma factor produces the protein MPELSDEKLLAKATAGDKQAFGMLYDKYATRIYNYIYYRTGSAQDAEDLTSRVFFRAMRHITNYRDRGVPFTAWLYRIAHNLVANWHRDSSRRQEVELEDGYRASKGDEHPEQALMESEDQNALLSIIRKLPEERQQLLILKFVEHMSNAEIGQIMDRTEGAIKSLYHRTLLSLREAITKDKSGHFLLDMFRDLPED, from the coding sequence ATGCCAGAGCTGAGCGACGAGAAGCTGCTGGCAAAGGCCACCGCCGGGGACAAGCAGGCGTTTGGCATGTTGTATGACAAATATGCCACGCGCATCTACAACTACATCTATTACCGCACGGGCAGCGCCCAGGATGCCGAGGATTTGACCTCGCGAGTATTTTTCCGGGCGATGCGGCACATCACCAACTACCGTGACCGCGGTGTGCCGTTCACGGCCTGGCTGTACCGCATTGCGCACAACCTGGTGGCCAACTGGCACCGCGACAGCAGCCGCCGGCAGGAAGTGGAGCTGGAAGACGGCTACCGGGCCAGCAAGGGCGACGAGCACCCGGAGCAGGCCTTGATGGAGAGCGAGGACCAGAACGCCTTGCTGTCGATCATCCGCAAACTGCCGGAGGAGCGCCAGCAGTTGCTGATTTTGAAGTTTGTGGAACATATGTCGAACGCAGAGATCGGCCAGATCATGGATCGCACGGAAGGGGCGATCAAGAGCCTGTATCACCGTACCTTACTCTCTCTGCGTGAAGCGATCACCAAGGACAAATCCGGACATTTCTTACTGGACATGTTCCGGGATTTGCCGGAAGATTGA
- a CDS encoding proline--tRNA ligase translates to MKMSHMFGGTLRQAPTDAEIASHQLLVRAGFIRQLGAGIYSLMPLGWRAITKIEDIMRAEMNAIGGQEIYMPVVHPADLWMETGRWYQIGDEMSRFHDRKGHDMVLAMTHEEVVTDLARREVQSYKQLPMLVYHIQTKWRDDPRPRAGLIRVREFTMKDSYSLDADEAGLDQQYRAHYQAYFNIFNRCGVPAVAVGSDVGMMGGSLAHEYMYLCAAGEDTLLLCDSCGYRANRQIALFQKPTPEEEELATMEKIATPNVATIEDLANFLNVPKARTAKAVFLTATFTEGEQEVQKLVFSVVRGDMDVNETKLANALRAKELRAAHAEEIAAIGAVAGYASPVGLKGAIVVVDDLIPLSPNLVAGANEAGYHYTNVNYGRDYQAEIVADIASAEEGSGCPRCGQPMHTSRGVEVGNIFKLGTRYSAALGATFLDEKGKEQPVIMGSYGIGSGRLLACAAEENHDDKGLVWPISVAPYQVHLLSLRGGQAQAETLYADLQAAGLEVLFDDREESPGIKFNDADLIGMPIRLTVSERSLNEGGVEFKLRHEVDKRIVALQDVVAEVLATRDALLAEIAQKVVTVPFEE, encoded by the coding sequence ATGAAAATGTCACACATGTTTGGCGGTACGCTGCGCCAGGCGCCCACCGACGCCGAAATCGCCAGCCACCAATTGCTGGTGCGCGCCGGGTTCATTCGCCAGCTGGGGGCCGGCATCTATTCACTGATGCCGCTGGGTTGGCGGGCGATCACCAAGATCGAAGACATCATGCGTGCCGAGATGAACGCCATCGGCGGGCAGGAGATCTATATGCCCGTGGTGCACCCGGCCGACCTGTGGATGGAGACCGGGCGCTGGTACCAGATCGGCGATGAGATGAGCCGTTTCCACGATCGTAAAGGCCACGACATGGTACTGGCCATGACCCACGAAGAGGTCGTGACCGACCTGGCGCGGCGCGAGGTGCAGTCCTATAAGCAGCTGCCGATGCTGGTCTACCATATCCAGACCAAATGGCGCGACGACCCGCGGCCGCGCGCCGGCCTGATCCGGGTGCGCGAGTTCACCATGAAGGACAGCTACAGCCTGGACGCTGATGAGGCCGGGCTGGATCAGCAGTACCGGGCGCATTACCAAGCCTATTTCAATATCTTCAATCGCTGCGGCGTGCCCGCCGTGGCGGTAGGCTCCGATGTGGGCATGATGGGCGGCAGCCTGGCGCACGAGTACATGTACCTGTGCGCGGCGGGCGAGGACACGCTGCTGCTGTGCGACAGCTGCGGTTACCGCGCCAACCGCCAGATCGCTCTGTTCCAGAAGCCGACGCCGGAGGAAGAAGAGCTGGCGACGATGGAGAAGATCGCCACGCCCAATGTGGCCACCATCGAGGACCTGGCCAATTTCCTGAACGTCCCCAAGGCGCGTACCGCCAAAGCCGTGTTCTTGACCGCCACTTTCACCGAGGGCGAGCAGGAGGTGCAGAAGCTGGTGTTCAGTGTGGTGCGCGGTGACATGGACGTCAACGAGACCAAGCTGGCCAATGCGCTCAGGGCCAAAGAACTGCGCGCTGCGCACGCCGAAGAAATTGCCGCGATTGGCGCGGTGGCGGGCTATGCTTCGCCGGTGGGGCTGAAAGGCGCCATCGTGGTGGTGGACGATCTCATCCCGCTCTCACCGAATTTGGTCGCAGGCGCCAACGAAGCGGGGTATCACTACACCAACGTGAACTATGGTCGTGACTATCAAGCCGAGATCGTCGCCGATATTGCCAGCGCCGAGGAAGGCTCCGGCTGCCCGCGTTGCGGACAGCCGATGCACACCTCGCGCGGCGTGGAAGTGGGCAACATCTTCAAGCTGGGCACGCGCTACAGCGCTGCGCTGGGGGCGACCTTCCTGGATGAGAAGGGCAAAGAACAGCCGGTAATCATGGGCTCCTACGGCATTGGCAGCGGCCGCCTGCTGGCCTGCGCCGCCGAGGAGAACCACGATGACAAAGGGCTGGTCTGGCCGATCAGCGTGGCGCCGTACCAGGTGCATTTGCTCTCCCTGCGCGGCGGGCAGGCACAGGCCGAGACGCTGTATGCCGACTTGCAGGCTGCCGGCCTGGAGGTGCTCTTCGATGACCGCGAGGAGTCGCCGGGCATCAAGTTCAATGATGCCGACTTGATCGGCATGCCCATCCGCCTGACGGTGAGCGAACGCTCGCTGAATGAGGGTGGAGTGGAGTTCAAATTGCGCCACGAAGTGGACAAACGCATCGTGGCTTTGCAGGACGTGGTGGCTGAAGTCTTGGCAACCCGGGATGCACTGCTGGCTGAGATCGCACAAAAGGTGGTGACAGTACCCTTTGAAGAATAA
- a CDS encoding patatin-like phospholipase family protein: MKNKTSGRRIALVLGGGGLRGGAHVGVLRVLEREGIRVGALAGSSIGGLISAVYAAGLSPEGIKDKLAALEYRRLLREPSRAANALLGLQGVESVLREVLGERTFEDLGIPLALTALDIRSGREVVLTKGSLVDAVMATIAIPGVFPSRQYNGWELVDGGLSNPVPVQVARDLAPGLPVVAVPLGPMPELETQTVQTGRSDLSSLPIPSPVMRFRLGQAFIAFTQAITLSGQIQGEFRLATEKPDLIIRPVVADFGLLDAPDVEEVVRRGETATEAALPRLRRLLRPAPLRMLGDWLGRE; the protein is encoded by the coding sequence TTGAAGAATAAGACGAGCGGACGCAGAATTGCGCTGGTTCTGGGCGGCGGTGGTCTGCGCGGCGGCGCCCATGTAGGCGTGCTGCGTGTGCTGGAGCGCGAAGGCATTCGTGTCGGCGCGCTGGCCGGCAGCAGCATTGGCGGGCTAATTTCTGCCGTGTACGCGGCCGGCCTGAGCCCGGAAGGCATCAAGGACAAGCTGGCCGCGCTGGAATATCGCCGCCTGCTGCGTGAACCCAGCCGGGCGGCCAATGCCTTGCTGGGCTTGCAGGGTGTGGAAAGCGTGCTGCGCGAGGTGCTGGGCGAGCGCACCTTTGAGGACCTGGGCATTCCGCTGGCCCTGACCGCGCTGGATATTCGCAGCGGCCGCGAGGTAGTGCTGACCAAAGGCTCGCTGGTCGACGCGGTGATGGCCACCATCGCCATCCCCGGCGTGTTCCCCAGCCGGCAATACAACGGCTGGGAGCTGGTGGACGGCGGCTTGAGCAACCCGGTGCCGGTGCAGGTGGCGCGTGACCTGGCCCCCGGTCTGCCCGTGGTGGCGGTGCCCCTGGGGCCGATGCCGGAACTGGAGACGCAGACGGTGCAAACCGGCCGCAGCGACTTGAGCTCGCTGCCCATCCCCAGCCCAGTGATGCGTTTTCGCCTAGGGCAGGCCTTCATCGCTTTCACCCAGGCGATTACGCTCAGCGGCCAGATCCAGGGCGAGTTCCGCCTGGCCACCGAGAAGCCCGATCTGATCATTCGTCCGGTGGTAGCAGATTTTGGCTTGTTGGACGCGCCGGATGTGGAAGAAGTGGTGCGGCGCGGCGAAACGGCGACAGAAGCGGCCTTGCCGCGCTTGCGGCGCCTGCTCAGACCTGCGCCGTTGCGCATGCTGGGCGATTGGCTGGGACGTGAATGA
- a CDS encoding isoprenylcysteine carboxylmethyltransferase family protein, with protein MLNLFSGLYWVAMVVKAAVRAPLRNTWKSNPKVEQRSAPRERLFLILLGLGEFILPFIFVMTPWLRAFDYRLPHWAGWLGAGLMVASLAVFAKTHADLNKFWSPVLEIIEDHKLITTGIYSRVRHPMYASQWLFVIAQALLLHNWVAGLAGLVIFAPFYFIRVRAEEQMMLDRFGPEYEAYRQSTGAIFPKI; from the coding sequence ATGCTCAATCTCTTCTCCGGGTTGTACTGGGTCGCTATGGTGGTCAAAGCCGCTGTGCGTGCTCCACTGCGCAACACCTGGAAGAGCAACCCCAAAGTCGAACAACGCTCCGCACCGCGTGAGCGTTTGTTTTTAATCCTGCTGGGCCTGGGCGAGTTCATCCTGCCGTTCATCTTTGTCATGACCCCCTGGCTACGCGCCTTCGACTACCGCCTGCCCCACTGGGCAGGCTGGCTGGGCGCCGGGTTGATGGTCGCTTCCCTGGCTGTCTTCGCCAAGACCCACGCTGACCTGAACAAGTTCTGGTCGCCAGTGCTGGAGATCATCGAGGACCATAAACTGATCACCACCGGCATCTACAGCCGGGTGCGCCACCCGATGTATGCCAGCCAGTGGCTGTTCGTCATTGCCCAGGCGCTGCTGCTGCACAACTGGGTCGCCGGGCTGGCCGGGCTGGTCATCTTCGCCCCGTTCTACTTCATCCGCGTGCGCGCCGAAGAGCAGATGATGCTGGATCGCTTTGGCCCCGAGTACGAAGCCTACCGGCAAAGCACCGGCGCCATCTTCCCCAAGATCTAA
- the sucD gene encoding succinate--CoA ligase subunit alpha has product MGILADKNTRVVVQGITGREGMFHSERMLEYGTQVVGGVRPGKGGEWVLDGKVPVFDSVKVAVDATGADCSMIVVPQSAAPDAMLEAADSGVRLIICLTEGIPIQDMMRVRAYLDFKGVQLIGPNCPGLLTPGQTKIGIIPGDIAIPGSIGVVSRSGTLTYEVLAALKQVGLGATTCVGIGGDPVKGLNYIDVLQMFEDDPLTDQVVMIGEIGGSDEEKAAEFISQSMTKPVVSFIAGQSAPPGKRMGHAGAIVEGGEGSAADKIAALKKAGVQMADHPEQIPDLLRK; this is encoded by the coding sequence ATGGGAATTCTCGCTGACAAGAATACACGAGTGGTAGTGCAAGGCATCACCGGGCGCGAAGGCATGTTCCACTCTGAGCGCATGCTCGAATACGGCACCCAGGTTGTGGGCGGTGTACGCCCCGGCAAGGGTGGCGAATGGGTGCTGGACGGCAAAGTGCCCGTCTTCGACTCGGTCAAAGTCGCCGTGGACGCCACCGGCGCCGACTGCAGCATGATCGTCGTGCCGCAATCTGCCGCGCCGGATGCCATGCTCGAAGCGGCCGACTCCGGCGTACGCCTGATCATTTGTCTGACCGAGGGCATTCCGATCCAGGATATGATGCGCGTACGCGCCTACCTGGACTTCAAGGGCGTGCAGCTGATCGGCCCCAACTGCCCCGGCCTGCTGACCCCGGGCCAGACCAAGATCGGCATCATTCCCGGCGACATCGCCATCCCCGGCAGCATCGGCGTGGTCTCGCGTTCCGGCACACTGACCTACGAGGTGCTGGCAGCCCTGAAGCAAGTCGGCTTAGGCGCCACCACCTGCGTCGGCATCGGCGGTGACCCGGTCAAAGGCCTCAACTACATTGATGTGCTGCAGATGTTCGAGGACGACCCGCTGACGGACCAGGTGGTAATGATCGGCGAGATCGGCGGCAGCGACGAAGAAAAGGCGGCTGAGTTCATCAGCCAGAGCATGACCAAGCCGGTGGTCAGTTTCATCGCCGGCCAGAGTGCCCCTCCCGGAAAACGCATGGGCCACGCCGGCGCCATCGTGGAAGGCGGCGAGGGCAGCGCAGCCGATAAGATCGCCGCGCTCAAGAAGGCTGGCGTGCAAATGGCCGACCATCCGGAGCAGATCCCGGACCTGCTGCGCAAATAG
- the sucC gene encoding ADP-forming succinate--CoA ligase subunit beta has protein sequence MKLHEYISKDIFAKYGVPVPKGEIAATPEEAGKIAEKLGGRVVVKAQVLVGGRGKAGGVKLAATPQEAVEAAKAILGMDIKGLTVSKVLIAPAVEIATEIYLGITNDRTARQPVIIASAAGGVDIEEVAKTNPEKIIRVHVNPLLGVQDYNIRDLAIGIELDRSLWDSFHTITKGLWEAYHNSDATLAEINPLVIDDKGQLLGIDGKMVIDDSALYRHPDFEELRDLSAEEPAEIEARESDLTYIKLDGEIGCMVNGAGLAMATMDIIKLFGGEPANFLDIGGGANAEKVAAALRIILSDTNVKAVLFNIFGGITRGDEVAKGILEAMDALKPTVPMVIRLVGTNAAEGRALLAEANMITAETLAEAAQKAVEAAKGSK, from the coding sequence TGGCGTCCCGGTACCCAAGGGCGAAATAGCGGCCACCCCAGAAGAAGCAGGCAAGATTGCCGAAAAACTGGGCGGCCGCGTTGTAGTTAAAGCCCAGGTGCTGGTGGGCGGGCGCGGCAAAGCCGGCGGCGTAAAGCTGGCCGCCACTCCCCAGGAAGCCGTGGAAGCCGCCAAGGCCATCCTCGGCATGGACATCAAGGGCCTCACGGTCAGCAAGGTGCTGATCGCCCCGGCGGTCGAGATCGCCACTGAGATCTACCTGGGCATCACCAACGACCGCACGGCCCGCCAACCGGTGATCATCGCTTCGGCGGCCGGCGGCGTGGACATCGAAGAGGTCGCCAAGACCAACCCGGAGAAGATCATCCGCGTGCACGTCAACCCCTTGCTGGGCGTGCAGGACTACAACATTCGCGACCTGGCCATCGGCATCGAGCTGGACCGCAGCCTGTGGGACAGCTTCCATACCATCACTAAGGGTCTATGGGAGGCTTACCACAATTCTGACGCCACCCTGGCCGAGATCAATCCGCTGGTGATCGATGACAAAGGCCAGCTGCTGGGCATTGACGGTAAGATGGTGATTGACGACAGCGCCCTCTACCGCCACCCGGATTTCGAAGAATTGCGTGACCTCTCCGCCGAAGAACCGGCCGAGATCGAAGCCCGCGAAAGCGACCTGACCTACATCAAGCTGGATGGCGAAATTGGCTGCATGGTCAACGGCGCCGGCCTGGCGATGGCCACCATGGACATCATCAAACTCTTCGGCGGCGAGCCGGCCAACTTCCTGGACATTGGCGGTGGCGCCAATGCCGAGAAAGTCGCCGCCGCGCTGCGCATCATCCTCTCTGACACCAACGTCAAGGCCGTGCTGTTCAATATCTTTGGCGGCATTACCCGCGGCGACGAAGTCGCCAAAGGTATCCTGGAAGCCATGGATGCTCTCAAGCCGACGGTGCCGATGGTCATCCGCCTGGTGGGCACCAACGCCGCCGAGGGGCGCGCCCTGCTGGCTGAGGCCAACATGATCACCGCAGAAACCCTGGCCGAAGCCGCCCAGAAGGCCGTGGAAGCCGCCAAAGGAAGCAAGTAA